From the genome of Spirosomataceae bacterium TFI 002, one region includes:
- a CDS encoding lipoic acid synthetase, with product MAEVVVEEPKRVKRPDWLRVKLPIGEKFKKVREVVDKNKLHTICQSGNCPNMGECWGEGTATFMILGNVCTRSCTFCAVATGRPNEYDTDEPQRVAEAIKTMGVKHAVITSVNRDELKDKGAQIWNETVILTKQLSPKTTIETLIPDTKSNWDALYTMISAGQEVVSHNMETVERLYRPVRPQAKYARSLEQIRRTKEYGKRTKTGIMLGLGETQDEVYKAIDDLAEVGCDILTLGQYLQPTKMHHEVIEFIHPDMFELYKEEGLKRGLKYVESGPLVRSSYHSERHVNV from the coding sequence ATGGCAGAGGTAGTTGTAGAAGAACCAAAGAGGGTGAAAAGACCGGATTGGTTGAGAGTTAAACTCCCAATAGGCGAGAAGTTCAAAAAGGTAAGGGAAGTAGTTGACAAGAATAAGCTACATACCATTTGCCAATCGGGTAATTGCCCTAATATGGGCGAGTGCTGGGGAGAGGGGACAGCCACATTCATGATTTTAGGAAATGTATGCACTAGAAGCTGTACTTTTTGTGCTGTTGCTACTGGAAGACCAAATGAATACGATACGGATGAACCACAGCGAGTTGCTGAGGCGATTAAAACAATGGGTGTAAAACATGCAGTTATTACATCTGTAAATAGAGATGAGCTTAAGGATAAAGGTGCTCAGATTTGGAACGAAACTGTGATTCTTACAAAGCAATTATCTCCCAAAACAACAATTGAAACGCTAATTCCTGATACCAAAAGCAATTGGGATGCATTGTATACAATGATTTCTGCGGGGCAGGAAGTTGTTTCACATAATATGGAAACTGTGGAGCGATTATATCGTCCAGTGCGACCTCAAGCTAAATATGCAAGAAGCTTGGAGCAGATAAGGAGAACAAAAGAATACGGTAAAAGAACAAAAACAGGAATCATGCTTGGTCTTGGTGAAACTCAAGATGAGGTTTACAAAGCGATAGATGACTTGGCTGAAGTTGGATGCGATATTTTGACACTTGGGCAGTATTTACAGCCTACCAAAATGCACCACGAAGTGATTGAGTTTATTCACCCAGATATGTTTGAGTTGTATAAAGAAGAAGGGCTCAAAAGGGGATTGAAATATGTAGAATCAGGGCCACTTGTTCGTTCTAGTTATCACTCAGAAAGACACGTAAATGTTTAA
- a CDS encoding lycopene beta-cyclase, translated as MNKYDIVICGGGMSGLSLAYYLSLEQVMRNKKILIIEPENKTKNDRTWGFWQKEKSAFESIVKASWEKVFLKTTTGERISLDLENYRYKLIKGIDFYSFVQSHLQNFANIEFAMESVVNIADQGETVTVTTDESKYVADWVFDSTFELNLKDKKNQNMLQHFKGAVIQTKDAEFDPKSPDLMNFNISQKEGEARFIYVLPFSETKALVEFTIFGEELLTQEEYDKELHDYLKTQLNSSYQVLEEEFGVIPMSDVPTEEFPSPRVVRIGIAGGSTNPATGYTFANTQKRLQELVKSLIVKKSPVLKQGWWQQRHTFYASVLLNVLLKKRYPAAEVFEELYIKNRPSQVFKFLGGETNFLEELKIMWSTRKRHFGMAALEVVKSKLSK; from the coding sequence ATGAATAAGTACGATATTGTTATTTGTGGCGGTGGTATGTCTGGCTTGTCGCTAGCTTATTACCTTTCATTGGAACAAGTGATGAGGAATAAGAAAATCCTTATTATTGAGCCAGAAAATAAAACTAAAAATGATCGTACTTGGGGCTTTTGGCAAAAAGAAAAGAGTGCTTTTGAGTCAATTGTGAAAGCTTCATGGGAAAAAGTTTTCTTAAAGACAACTACAGGAGAGCGTATCTCTTTGGACTTAGAGAATTATAGATATAAGCTCATCAAGGGAATCGATTTCTATAGTTTTGTTCAAAGTCATCTACAAAATTTTGCAAACATTGAATTTGCCATGGAGTCAGTCGTCAATATTGCTGATCAAGGAGAAACTGTTACAGTGACTACGGATGAAAGTAAATATGTAGCTGACTGGGTTTTTGATAGTACTTTCGAGTTAAACCTGAAAGACAAGAAAAATCAGAATATGCTTCAGCACTTCAAAGGAGCTGTAATTCAAACAAAAGATGCTGAGTTTGATCCAAAATCTCCCGACTTGATGAACTTTAATATTTCTCAAAAAGAAGGAGAGGCGAGGTTTATTTATGTTCTTCCATTTTCAGAAACAAAGGCACTCGTTGAGTTCACTATTTTTGGAGAGGAGCTATTAACTCAAGAAGAATATGACAAAGAGCTTCATGATTATCTAAAAACACAACTAAATAGTAGTTATCAAGTCTTGGAAGAAGAGTTTGGTGTTATTCCTATGAGCGATGTACCCACAGAGGAGTTTCCTTCGCCTAGAGTAGTGCGTATAGGGATAGCTGGCGGGAGTACAAATCCTGCTACTGGTTATACCTTTGCCAATACTCAAAAACGTCTTCAAGAATTAGTGAAATCACTAATAGTAAAGAAAAGTCCAGTATTAAAGCAAGGTTGGTGGCAACAGAGACATACATTTTATGCTTCTGTGTTGTTAAATGTATTACTAAAAAAGCGATATCCAGCAGCTGAGGTTTTTGAAGAACTTTATATAAAAAATCGACCTTCTCAAGTTTTTAAGTTTTTGGGAGGAGAAACTAATTTCTTAGAAGAGCTTAAGATTATGTGGAGTACACGTAAAAGACACTTCGGAATGGCCGCTTTGGAAGTAGTAAAATCAAAGCTTTCGAAGTAA
- a CDS encoding methionine adenosyltransferase codes for MSYLFTSESVSEGHPDKVSDQISDALIDHFLAFDPNSKVACETLVTTGLVVLAGEVNTNTYLDVQEIARDVIRKIGYTKAEYMFEANSCGIISAIHEQSADINQGVDRVAADDFESKANAQGAGDQGMMFGYATKETDNYMPLALDLSHRILKEMAAIRRENKRIDYLRPDMKSQVTIEYSDANEPIRIDTIVVSTQHDDFADESTMLAKIKEDVINYVIPRVKEQLSPNLQSLFNDQITYHINPTGKFVIGGPHGDTGLTGRKIIVDTYGGKGAHGGGAFSGKDPSKVDRSAAYATRHVAKNMVAAGICDEVLVQVSYAIGVAEPCGIFVDTYGTAQVKGADGETMKDGEIAKIIEKVFDMRPYAIEQRLKLRTPIYSETAAYGHMGREPQVVTKTFKNAGQEATLEVELFTWEKLDFVDKLKEAFGLS; via the coding sequence ATGTCTTATTTATTTACTTCTGAATCAGTTTCCGAAGGACACCCAGATAAAGTTTCAGATCAAATTTCTGATGCACTTATAGATCACTTTTTAGCTTTTGACCCTAATTCTAAAGTTGCTTGTGAAACTCTCGTAACTACAGGACTGGTTGTACTTGCTGGAGAGGTAAATACCAATACTTACCTTGATGTTCAAGAAATTGCAAGGGACGTTATCCGTAAAATAGGATACACTAAGGCTGAATATATGTTTGAAGCCAACTCTTGTGGGATTATTTCTGCTATTCACGAGCAATCGGCAGATATTAACCAAGGAGTAGATAGAGTAGCAGCTGACGACTTTGAGTCAAAAGCTAATGCTCAAGGAGCGGGTGACCAAGGAATGATGTTTGGTTACGCAACTAAAGAAACGGACAATTACATGCCGCTTGCTTTGGACTTGTCTCATAGGATATTAAAAGAAATGGCCGCAATTCGCCGTGAAAACAAGCGTATTGATTATTTGAGACCAGATATGAAGTCTCAAGTAACTATCGAGTATTCTGACGCGAATGAGCCAATTAGGATAGATACAATTGTTGTTTCTACTCAGCACGATGATTTTGCTGATGAGTCTACAATGCTTGCGAAAATAAAGGAAGACGTAATTAATTATGTAATTCCAAGAGTGAAAGAGCAGCTTAGTCCTAATCTTCAAAGTCTTTTTAACGACCAAATTACATACCATATTAACCCAACCGGTAAATTTGTAATTGGCGGTCCTCACGGTGACACAGGACTTACTGGACGTAAGATCATAGTTGACACTTATGGAGGGAAAGGTGCTCACGGTGGTGGTGCTTTCTCTGGAAAAGATCCTAGTAAGGTTGACCGCTCTGCGGCATATGCAACTCGCCACGTTGCCAAAAACATGGTTGCGGCAGGTATTTGTGACGAAGTTTTGGTTCAGGTATCTTACGCAATTGGTGTGGCTGAGCCATGTGGTATTTTTGTAGATACTTATGGCACCGCACAAGTTAAAGGAGCTGATGGAGAAACAATGAAAGATGGAGAAATTGCGAAAATTATCGAAAAGGTTTTTGATATGAGACCGTATGCAATTGAGCAAAGGTTGAAACTAAGAACTCCAATTTATTCTGAAACTGCAGCATATGGCCATATGGGTCGTGAGCCACAAGTGGTTACAAAAACTTTTAAAAATGCAGGACAAGAAGCAACATTAGAAGTTGAACTTTTCACTTGGGAAAAGCTTGATTTTGTAGATAAGTTGAAGGAAGCCTTTGGATTAAGTTAA
- a CDS encoding NIPSNAP protein, with amino-acid sequence MRNRILLFAFILFSFASQAQTEFYELRTYEMRFGASASVLHTYLKDAYIPAVKKHGAKSVGVFNEYGMGNPAKLYVLTVYPSMSAYEATYNGLKTDKSFLNAKKAYDSMSGDKVPFNRIQVSMYKAFDGLPKLVKPASGSALYELRTYEGANEDAFTRKVMMFNDEELPLFAETKLYSVFFGEMLAGNSVPALTYMLAFKNMEERDANWKTFVNDPEWKRMSSDPKYANSVSNIIRTFLVPLEYSEI; translated from the coding sequence ATGAGAAATAGAATTTTATTATTTGCCTTCATTTTATTTTCTTTTGCTTCGCAAGCACAAACCGAGTTTTATGAACTAAGAACCTATGAAATGCGATTTGGAGCATCTGCAAGTGTATTGCACACGTATTTAAAAGATGCATACATACCAGCTGTGAAGAAACATGGTGCAAAGAGTGTCGGTGTTTTTAATGAATATGGTATGGGTAACCCTGCTAAGCTTTATGTGCTCACTGTTTATCCTAGTATGTCCGCTTATGAAGCAACCTACAATGGATTAAAGACAGACAAAAGTTTCTTAAATGCTAAAAAAGCGTACGACTCTATGTCGGGAGATAAGGTACCTTTTAATAGAATTCAGGTTTCAATGTATAAGGCTTTTGACGGTTTGCCAAAGCTTGTAAAGCCAGCAAGTGGGTCAGCATTATACGAATTGAGAACTTATGAAGGGGCAAATGAAGATGCCTTTACACGTAAAGTGATGATGTTTAATGATGAGGAACTTCCACTTTTTGCCGAAACAAAGTTATATTCTGTATTTTTTGGTGAAATGCTAGCAGGTAACTCAGTTCCAGCTCTTACCTATATGCTAGCATTCAAAAATATGGAGGAGCGAGATGCAAACTGGAAGACATTTGTCAATGATCCAGAGTGGAAGCGAATGTCTTCTGATCCTAAATATGCCAATTCGGTTTCTAATATTATCAGGACTTTCTTGGTGCCATTAGAGTATTCTGAAATTTAA